One Carassius auratus strain Wakin chromosome 16, ASM336829v1, whole genome shotgun sequence genomic window carries:
- the LOC113116462 gene encoding serine/threonine-protein kinase pim-2-like isoform X1 produces the protein MKLFSRLKKMIEKECVQEPCVLLKHTSNPENHPPHWPDEALVVAGGFDGGEDVEREDKKKKKSFWRWPALRFPHRRATKYDLAKAENKHQADAGSYRTFSDAPASKVHPVEEPLEQNAPGKGHICSHYKIGSKLGQGGFGFVYEGTRCKDKLEVAVKFSVKSPNMPYIRVPGHPQCIPMEIGLTLMANKSPRAPEIIRILDWEDNEDHFIMVMERPMPCMDFRNFVKLHGERLDEETARKVMQQVTEAANVCIKRGVFHRDIKMENLLLNQDTMEVKLIDFGCGVQMKRFGYEVFSGTKAYCPPEVIVNGKYHAKPTTVWSLGILLFMMVCGHYPTEYDLDLISKRSWTRPGLSQECCQMISSCLQSDPQQRIDLEKMQIHDWFKVME, from the exons ATGAAATTATTTTCACGACTGAAAAAAATGATTGAGAAGGAGTGTGTACAAGAACCATGTGTTCTTCTTAAACACACCTCTAACCCAGAGAACCATCCTCCTCATTGGCCTGATGAGGCTCTTGTTGTTGCTGGTGGTTTTGATGGAGGAGAGGATGTAGAAAGAgaggacaaaaagaaaaagaagagctTCTGGAGGTGGCCAGCGCTCCGCTTTCCTCACAGGAGAGCCACTAAATATGATCTGGCTAAAGCTGAGAATAAGCACCAGGCTGATGCCGGATCATATCGGACATTTAGCGATG CTCCAGCTTCTAAAGTCCACCCTGTTGAGGAACCGCTGGAGCAGAATGCCCCAGGCAAAG GCCACATCTGCAGCCATTATAAAATCGGCTCAAAACTGGGTCAAGGAGGATTTGGTTTTGTCTACGAAGGGACTCGCTGCAAGGATAAACTTGAG GTGGCTGTGAAATTTTCAGTGAAGTCACCAAACATGCCATATATCAGAGTG CCTGGTCATCCCCAATGCATCCCAATGGAGATAGGCCTGACACTAATGGCTAATAAAAGCCCCAGAGCTCCTGAGATCATAAGAATTCTGGACTGGGAGGACAACGAAGACCACTTCATTATGGTCATGGAGCGTCCCATGCCCTGCATGGATTTTAGAAATTTCGTAAAGCTCCACGGAGAGCGTCTCGATGAGGAGACAGCACGAAAGGTCATGCAGCAGGTCACCGAAGCCGCTAATGTTTGCATCAAGCGTGGCGTCTTTCATCGGGACATAAAAATGGAGAACCTGCTGTTAAACCAGGACACCATGGAGGTGAAACTCATTGACTTCGGGTGCGGTGTGCAAATGAAGAGATTTGGCTATGAAGTCTTCAGTG GCACAAAAGCGTATTGTCCACCAGAGGTCATCGTGAACGGCAAATACCATGCAAAGCCAACAACAGTGTGGTCGCTGGGGATCCTTCTGTTCATGATGGTGTGTGGACATTATCCCACAGAATACGACCTGGATCTGATCAGTAAGAGGAGCTGGACCAGACCTGGCCTGTCACAAG AATGCTGCCAGATGATTTCTTCATGTCTGCAGTCTGATCCACAGCAGAGGATCGATCTGGAGAAGATGCAGATCCATGACTGGTTTAAG gtcaTGGAGTGA
- the LOC113116462 gene encoding serine/threonine-protein kinase pim-1-like isoform X2, translating into MKLFSRLKKMIEKECVQEPCVLLKHTSNPENHPPHWPDEALVVAGGFDGGEDVEREDKKKKKSFWRWPALRFPHRRATKYDLAKAENKHQADAGSYRTFSDAPASKVHPVEEPLEQNAPGKGHICSHYKIGSKLGQGGFGFVYEGTRCKDKLEVAVKFSVKSPNMPYIRVPGHPQCIPMEIGLTLMANKSPRAPEIIRILDWEDNEDHFIMVMERPMPCMDFRNFVKLHGERLDEETARKVMQQVTEAANVCIKRGVFHRDIKMENLLLNQDTMEVKLIDFGCGVQMKRFGYEVFSGMCYELLWHKSVLSTRGHRERQIPCKANNSVVAGDPSVHDGVWTLSHRIRPGSDQ; encoded by the exons ATGAAATTATTTTCACGACTGAAAAAAATGATTGAGAAGGAGTGTGTACAAGAACCATGTGTTCTTCTTAAACACACCTCTAACCCAGAGAACCATCCTCCTCATTGGCCTGATGAGGCTCTTGTTGTTGCTGGTGGTTTTGATGGAGGAGAGGATGTAGAAAGAgaggacaaaaagaaaaagaagagctTCTGGAGGTGGCCAGCGCTCCGCTTTCCTCACAGGAGAGCCACTAAATATGATCTGGCTAAAGCTGAGAATAAGCACCAGGCTGATGCCGGATCATATCGGACATTTAGCGATG CTCCAGCTTCTAAAGTCCACCCTGTTGAGGAACCGCTGGAGCAGAATGCCCCAGGCAAAG GCCACATCTGCAGCCATTATAAAATCGGCTCAAAACTGGGTCAAGGAGGATTTGGTTTTGTCTACGAAGGGACTCGCTGCAAGGATAAACTTGAG GTGGCTGTGAAATTTTCAGTGAAGTCACCAAACATGCCATATATCAGAGTG CCTGGTCATCCCCAATGCATCCCAATGGAGATAGGCCTGACACTAATGGCTAATAAAAGCCCCAGAGCTCCTGAGATCATAAGAATTCTGGACTGGGAGGACAACGAAGACCACTTCATTATGGTCATGGAGCGTCCCATGCCCTGCATGGATTTTAGAAATTTCGTAAAGCTCCACGGAGAGCGTCTCGATGAGGAGACAGCACGAAAGGTCATGCAGCAGGTCACCGAAGCCGCTAATGTTTGCATCAAGCGTGGCGTCTTTCATCGGGACATAAAAATGGAGAACCTGCTGTTAAACCAGGACACCATGGAGGTGAAACTCATTGACTTCGGGTGCGGTGTGCAAATGAAGAGATTTGGCTATGAAGTCTTCAGTGGTATGTGTTATGAACTGCTCTG GCACAAAAGCGTATTGTCCACCAGAGGTCATCGTGAACGGCAAATACCATGCAAAGCCAACAACAGTGTGGTCGCTGGGGATCCTTCTGTTCATGATGGTGTGTGGACATTATCCCACAGAATACGACCTGGATCTGATCAGTAA